ATCGAATGATTCTTTTTTACATTTGTAATTATTTCTCCAATAACCTTACTTTCATCAACAAGAGCAATACCCATCACATCATTTGAAGAATCAATTGCTAACACTGTCATTTGCTTAATATCTCCTTACATACTTGTTCATAACGTACGCCAATAGGTTCTAGCATAAGCTTCCGTTTATATTCACTCATATGATTAATTCTCACTACTAGTCGTTCTACTGGTAACTGATCAGCAATTAAATGAGCCCACTCTACAACTGTGACTCCATTTCCTTCGAAATATTCTTGAAATCCAAGATCTTCATACCCATTTTCTAATCTATATACGTCCATATGATAAAGAGGTACTTTACCTTGATACTCCTTAATGATTGTGAAAGTAGGACTATTTACATTTCTTGTAATCCCTAGTCCTTTCGCTAAACCTTTAGTAAATGTTGTTTTGCCTGCACCTAAATCACCTTCTAGTACAATCACATCACCCTGCTGCAAATAATTAGCTAGCTCGTGTGCAATTTTCATTGTTTGCTCAGCAGAATCAGTTATAATTTCATAAGTTTTCATCTTCTTCACCTATCAATTGTTAAAATGGTTATAGCCTTTTTTTTGTACCGGTTTAACTTTCCCGTCATTTGTTTGTAGTAAAACTTCTGAAGTTCCAGATTTCACTTGCCCAATCGCTGTTACCTTATAATTTTGTTTAACACATTCTTTCTCAAAATGTTTCCAATCACTCTGCGGCAATGTACCTATGAGTTCGTAATCCTCTCCACCATACAGAGCTTTGATAACAGCTTCCTCACTACAAACATCACGTATTTGTTTACTTAAAGGAATGAGACCTTCTTCAAGATATATTGAAACATTACTAGCTTCAGCAATTTCATTTGCTTCACTAGCTAATCCATCACTAATATCATTTAACGCTACCCTATTATAACATGCCAGCAAACGGCCAACCTCCACACGAGGATAAGGCATTTGATGCTTGTTTACTAAATCTTTTTCAGTTAATTGATAAGAATATTTAATCCCATTATCTAATAACAACTGTAACCCTGCAGAAGAATCACCTAACGTCCCTGTAACAAACACGATATCACCATCCTTAGCATTACTTCGAAAAAGTTTTTTTCCTTTTTCAACTTCACCAATGACGGTTACCGATATAACTAGTGGACCATTTGTAGATACAGTATCTCCACCAATCATATCCATATCATAATTTCTAGCTAGATCATTCATTCCTGCATATATGACAAGAATATCTTCTTCCTTCCAATGTTTAGGTATAGCAATGGATATTAAATAATAGAGAGGTATCCCCCC
The sequence above is drawn from the Cytobacillus sp. IB215665 genome and encodes:
- the tsaE gene encoding tRNA (adenosine(37)-N6)-threonylcarbamoyltransferase complex ATPase subunit type 1 TsaE, producing the protein MKTYEIITDSAEQTMKIAHELANYLQQGDVIVLEGDLGAGKTTFTKGLAKGLGITRNVNSPTFTIIKEYQGKVPLYHMDVYRLENGYEDLGFQEYFEGNGVTVVEWAHLIADQLPVERLVVRINHMSEYKRKLMLEPIGVRYEQVCKEILSK
- the thiL gene encoding thiamine-phosphate kinase, translated to MSVIDEFSLINKIKPHVVNQSSLIMGIGDDAALVSSKDKFDQIICIDTMVEEVHFKRSTMKPYHIGFKALAANISDVAAMGGIPLYYLISIAIPKHWKEEDILVIYAGMNDLARNYDMDMIGGDTVSTNGPLVISVTVIGEVEKGKKLFRSNAKDGDIVFVTGTLGDSSAGLQLLLDNGIKYSYQLTEKDLVNKHQMPYPRVEVGRLLACYNRVALNDISDGLASEANEIAEASNVSIYLEEGLIPLSKQIRDVCSEEAVIKALYGGEDYELIGTLPQSDWKHFEKECVKQNYKVTAIGQVKSGTSEVLLQTNDGKVKPVQKKGYNHFNN